The sequence TAAGCGTAAAGAGCCCGGCCTCGATGCCGCGGGATACGCCCATCGGGCCGCCCACGTACACCAGCGCGCGCAGCATGCGAAGGTCGGGCGTGCGCAGGCGATGCCACAGCGGATACATCCGGAAGGGCCGCCCGGCGTACGTGAGCCCTGCCAGGAGCGCAAACATGAACCAGAACACGAGGGTTGTGGCCCACCCGGTGCCCACAAGTCCCAGCGCGGGCAGCGGGCCGGCGCCAAACATGAGCGCGTAGTTGGCGGCAATGTTGAGCGCGACGCCGCCGTACGTTATCACGGTGACGGGCACCGGGCGTGCAAGGCCCTCGGCAAAGCTGCGCAGGGCCTGATAGCCCAGTGCGGCGGGCAGCCCCCACACGATGGCGTGCAGGTAGCCCGTAGCCTGCGCCACAGCCGCCGGAGCTTGCCCCATCCCATGCAGCGCCGGCTCGGCAAACCATAACAGCGCTACGGCGGGCACGCCAAGTCCCACCGCGAGCCAGAGCCCCTGGCGCACGCTGCGCGTTACGGCGGCATGGTCGCGCCGCCCCACGGCCTGCGACACCATGGGGTTGACGCCCTGGATGACGCCGGTGGTTACGATGAGCACAAAGAAGAACAGCGTGTTGCCCAGCGCGACGCCCGCGAGCGCCGTGGGGCCCAGCTGCCCCACCATCACCGTATCGATAAACCCCATCGACACCTGGCCCACTTGCGCGGCCGTTACCGGTGCCGCCAGCCGTCCCATCGCCGCCAGTTCGGCACGCAGCGCGTCTCGATTCATTCGCGGCCTCCGGCCGGGCGTACGCCTCCTTCCATGAGCAACCGCACGTTGGGATCAAGCACCACGCGCGTCGGCCGCTCGCGAGCCGCGAGCCGCACCGTCTCGGTCGCCGCATCCACCATGGCCGTTGTTGTCGTTCCTGTACTGCCGGCATACATCGCTACATCCAATGGAAAAGCGAACGGCGCGCCCGCTTGCGTTTGCCGGAGGGTAAGCACCACCTCCTGCGCCTCGGCATCGTAGCGCCACGTGCCCGTGATCACCGGGTGACCGGCGCGGCGCGTCCACTGCGCGAAAAACCGCTGCAGGTTGGCCCCGGTGGCGTCCTCCATGGCCCGCCGGAAGTCGGCCGTCGTGGCGTTGCCTTCTTCGAACCGCTGATAATACAAGCGCAGGCCGTCCCAAAAACCGGACAGGCCCACGCGGTGCCGCAGCATGTGCAGCACCCAGGCGCCCTTCTGGTAAGGGTTGAGCGTGAGCAGTTCGTTCGGGTCGCTGTAGGTGGTGTCCACCAGCGGCGTGTTGGGATTGCGTCGCTGAAAGACGATCACGCGCTCGCGGGCTTGCCGCATGCCGGTTTCAAGGCGCGCCGGGCCATAGGCGTGCTCCATGTACAGCTGCGTCAGGTAGGTGGCAAACCCTTCGCTCAGCCACAGGTGCGGCCAGTCGGCTTCCGTTACGGTGTTGCCAAACCACTGATGCGCCACCTCGTGTGCTACGAGCGCTTCGTCGTTTTGCGTATCGCCCACGGCGGCCTCGCTGTAGAAAATGGCGGCGGCGTTTTCCATGCCGCCATACCGCGTCGTGGATTGGACGTTGGCGAGCTTCGGGTAGGGGTACGGCGCAATCTGCTGGGCAAAGAATTGCACGATGGGAAGGGCCTGCCCCAGATCTTGAAATCCGGCAGTGGAATCGGGCGGATACACCCAGCTCGTCACCGGCCGCCCGCGATACGTCCCCACGGTGTCGACGGCAAAATCGGCGACGCCAATGACGGCCACCTTGGTTGGCAAGGGTTCTTTGGTGCTCCACGTCACCGTGCGACGCGCGCCGGTCACGCGGCGCCCTACGTCGTCGCCATTCGATACGATGTCGTAGTGCGCGGGCGCCGTCACATGAAAGGTGAATGCAGCCTTATCGGCCGGATGGTCGACCACGGGCAACCAGTGGCGCGCGCGGTTCGGCCAGTTGTCGCCAAAGAACGTGCGGGCCCCGTGCTGATTGGTGCCAATGATGAGGCCATCGGCCGGAATGCCGTGATACTGCACGGTGAGCGCGTAGGTGCGCCCGGCCTGCAGCCCCCGCCCGACGCGCGCGACCACCTCGTGGCGGCGCTGCACAAACGGAACGGCCGCGCCGTTTACGGCCACGTCGGTCGCCGTCATACCGGTCCGGCTGCCATCTTCCGGATGCACCAGGTCGAGCCGAAGCCGGGTGAGCGTATCGGCGGTGACCACCACCGACGCGGTGGCTGTGCCCGCTATCCGATCGGTGCTATCCGACAGCACCAGCGACAGGTCGTAGTGCTGCACGTCCATTCCGGGATGCGGACGCGCCGGCGGCAAGGGGGCCGGCTGGGCCTGGCACGACAGCGAAAACGCGCTTCCCCCCACCAGGAGGAGAAGCGCGCTCCAACAAGACAACACACAACGGATCATAGGGACGGTGTTACATGGAAGAAGAAGGTGCTTCGACCACAATCTCACGCTCAGTATCGTTGAAGGGTCCAGGCACGACGTTGCCTTCGGCATCCAGCAGCTGCAGATGCACCACGTACGTTCCGCTGGAGAGGCCCGTCACAAACGACGGCACCCACTCGGTCAACGTCTGCGACGCCAGCGGCTCGGTGCTGCCCTTCTTACGAATGGTGTACTTGGCGCTGTAGCCATCGGCGCTGAGCTCTACGTTGTGGAGGTAGAAGTCCAGCATGATTTTCTCGGCAGCCGCGCCGCTGTACGTGCCCTTCGGCCGGCTGTAGATGATGGTGGGCGCGCCTTTTTCGATCATGGGCGTGCCGGTTTCCTCCGCCACGTAAAAGGTCACGACGTCGTGCGCCCCCGGGTTCTTCACGCTTTCGTGGTACGAGCGGCTCGGAAAGACCACGAGCGTATGCGCGCCCGGCGACAGCTCGCCGATCGGAAACGGCTGGCCCGTGTTGTAATTGGCCATGTAGGGGCCATTGTCGAGGATGATGTGCACGTGCTGGCCGTTGGCCGAGTTGGCGATGTTCTGCGCGCGCGGCGTCTGCGTCTGGATGCCGGTTTCGAACGAGTCCACGGTCACGGTCACGTCGACGCTCGCGCTGTCGACCACCGCGCTGTCGATGGGCGCGGTAAACTGCGCCGAGGCCCCGGCAATGGCGGGCGACCGTTCGCCCGGCGTGATGGTGACAGCCGTCGCGTTGGCCGTGCTGCTTTGGGCATCGGCAGCATCGGAAGAATCAGACGACCCGCCGCAGGCCGTGAGGGCGCCGGCGAGTAGCAAAAACGTGGACAGGCGGAGCGTGCGAACAAACATGACAAACGGGCGATGGGTGTGGGAACATGAGCATCGGCAACCTACGGTGCGCGGCCGGAGGCTGTCAAGCGAGTAACGGAACCGTCATGTGACGACGCCCCAACCGCTCTACGTCTATCAATGCTGGGGTTTCCTCTTGCCTGTTGCTGTTACGCGGAGGCGCTCCCCTCCGCCTGCAGCAGTTGCCCGCAAAAGTCGACCGTGTGCCGGGCCATGGCCAGCGTCAGGGTGGCCCCGAATACGCGGGGTGTAGACCGCTGTGTGAACCCGCCGCTGCTCACCTGGTAAGAATATGTGCTGGGGGTGCCTGCACCAACGGGCTGAGAACACACCCTTTGAACCTGATTCGGTTTGTACCGACGAAGGAAACGTTGCGCGCCCGTCAACGAGCGCGCTTGCCAGGTCCCGCGGCGTCTCTTGTTTCTGGACTAACGACCTGCATGACGATGACCTCCCTTCGCCTCGGACTCGAATGGTTCCTGAATCCTGACCATACCCCGCTCCTCGTGGCTCAAGCGCACGGCTGGTTTGAAGCCGCAGGCATCGACCTCACCCTCATCGAACCGGAGGAGCACCTCGACGCCGTCGACGCCATTGCGGAGGGCGCCATGGACCTTGCCATCACGGAGCCCCTGCACCTCGCCGAGGATTGCGCTGACGGGCATTCGGCCGTTGGGATCACGCGGTTTTTGCACACCAACGGTGGCGTCATGTATCGAACCGACACCGGGATCTCGCGTCCGCGCGACATGGCGGGC comes from Salisaeta longa DSM 21114 and encodes:
- a CDS encoding MATE family efflux transporter, which codes for MNRDALRAELAAMGRLAAPVTAAQVGQVSMGFIDTVMVGQLGPTALAGVALGNTLFFFVLIVTTGVIQGVNPMVSQAVGRRDHAAVTRSVRQGLWLAVGLGVPAVALLWFAEPALHGMGQAPAAVAQATGYLHAIVWGLPAALGYQALRSFAEGLARPVPVTVITYGGVALNIAANYALMFGAGPLPALGLVGTGWATTLVFWFMFALLAGLTYAGRPFRMYPLWHRLRTPDLRMLRALVYVGGPMGVSRGIEAGLFTLTALMAGTLGTTALAAHQIALQTVAFVFMVPVGLSIAGSVRVGQAAGRGDAAGVRRAGWLAMALAGSAMGISAVVFWTWPAAIVRVYLAAEGTHTAAVAQAAAHLLGIAAFFQVVDGLQVAAHGALQGLKDTRVPMLIALCTYWGIGLSSGYVAGLQWGYGVYGLWWGLVVGLAAAAVALIARFRQQVHRLPAAATRT
- a CDS encoding M1 family metallopeptidase, with the protein product MLSCWSALLLLVGGSAFSLSCQAQPAPLPPARPHPGMDVQHYDLSLVLSDSTDRIAGTATASVVVTADTLTRLRLDLVHPEDGSRTGMTATDVAVNGAAVPFVQRRHEVVARVGRGLQAGRTYALTVQYHGIPADGLIIGTNQHGARTFFGDNWPNRARHWLPVVDHPADKAAFTFHVTAPAHYDIVSNGDDVGRRVTGARRTVTWSTKEPLPTKVAVIGVADFAVDTVGTYRGRPVTSWVYPPDSTAGFQDLGQALPIVQFFAQQIAPYPYPKLANVQSTTRYGGMENAAAIFYSEAAVGDTQNDEALVAHEVAHQWFGNTVTEADWPHLWLSEGFATYLTQLYMEHAYGPARLETGMRQARERVIVFQRRNPNTPLVDTTYSDPNELLTLNPYQKGAWVLHMLRHRVGLSGFWDGLRLYYQRFEEGNATTADFRRAMEDATGANLQRFFAQWTRRAGHPVITGTWRYDAEAQEVVLTLRQTQAGAPFAFPLDVAMYAGSTGTTTTAMVDAATETVRLAARERPTRVVLDPNVRLLMEGGVRPAGGRE